A window of the Bombus huntii isolate Logan2020A chromosome 8, iyBomHunt1.1, whole genome shotgun sequence genome harbors these coding sequences:
- the LOC126869028 gene encoding odorant receptor 22c-like codes for MQTSGINNKKFRITDSEYEKNVNLSIQWNLWLLKSIGLWPYSNSISRIRRYFYWFINITCYSLISFLFIPCVLYVFLEIEDTYGKLKQFGPLIFCAMAFAKYYSLIVHKADIRECLERIKWDWKNMTNREDREIMTVNASFGRKLVVVCTLFMYSGFVFYYIAIPINVGRVAAENESLTFIPLVFPFSSFIVDTRYSPTNEIVFSIQLVAGCLMHGITSAACSLAAAFAVHACGQMQVLMNWLKHLVDGRSDMSERVDGRIADIVCQHVRILKFLTLIENTIQQISFAEFLGCTLDICLVGYYVIMELKSNDVTSALTYMILLISITFNIFIFCYIGEIVTEECRKIGETSYMIEWYRLQGNKKLCCVLIIAMSNCTIKLTAGNIVNLTINTFADVVKTAVTFLNVLRKTT; via the exons ATGCAAACGTCAGGcataaacaataaaaaattccgTATAACGGACAGCGAGTACGAAAAAAACGTGAATTTAAGTATCCAATGGAATCTTTGGTTATTAAAATCCATAGGCCTTTGGCCATATTCAAATTCCATTTCAAGAATCCGACGATACTTCTACTGGTTCATAAATATCACTTGTTACAGTCTGATCAGTTTTCTCTTTATTCCCTGCGTTTTATACGTTTTCCTCGAGATAGAAGATACTTACGGTAAACTGAAACAATTCGGCCCTCTGATTTTCTGCGCGATGGCGTTCGCAAAATACTATTCTTTGATCGTACACAAAGCTGACATTCGTGAATGCTTGGAACGAATCAAATGGGATTGGAAGAACATGACAAACAGAGAAGATCGCGAAATCATGACAGTGAACGCGAGTTTCGGACGAAAATTGGTGGTCGTCTGCACCTTGTTCATGTACAGTGGtttcgtattttattatatcgcTATACCTATTAACGTGGGCAGAGTAGCAGCAGAAAATGAAAGTCTTACCTTCATTCCACTGGTATTCCCATTTTCAAGTTTTATCGTTGACACGCGTTATAGTCCTACGAATGAGATCGTTTTTTCGATTCAATTGGTGGCTGGTTGTTTGATGCATGGCATTACATCAGCGGCTTGCAGTTTAGCGGCTGCTTTCGCGGTTCACGCTTGCGGTCAGATGCAGGTGTTGATGAATTGGTTGAAGCATCTCGTAGACGGTCGATCGGATATGAGTGAACGTGTAGATGGTAGAATCGCTGACATCGTGTGCCAACATGTCCGAATCCTAAA ATTTTTGACGCTCATAGAAAATACGATACAGCAAATTTCATTCGCCGAGTTTTTAGGATGTACACTAGATATATGTCTCGTTGGATATTACGTAATCATG GAACTGAAATCGAATGACGTCACGAGCGCCCTAACTTATATGATTTTACTTATATCGATTACattcaatattttcatattttgttatatagGCGAGATCGTGACTGAGGAG TGTAGGAAAATTGGCGAAACGTCGTACATGATTGAGTGGTATCGATTGCAAGGGAACAAGAAGCTTTGTTGTGTTTTGATTATTGCTATGTCGAATTGTACGATAAAATTGACGGCTGGGAACATCGTAAACCTAACTATCAACACGTTCGCTGAT gTTGTTAAAACGGCAGTTACTTTTTTAAACGTACTACGAAAAACGACTTAA